One Spinacia oleracea cultivar Varoflay chromosome 4, BTI_SOV_V1, whole genome shotgun sequence DNA segment encodes these proteins:
- the LOC110804604 gene encoding polyphenol oxidase I, chloroplastic-like — translation MAAILLFFTIISIYPLNPKPLFSETSPPYISQNRYRTNGLTSIISCKVGGNDDSHSPKRTNSINDENSFMLNRRNILVGLGSLCGGTTTTFPSGSNTLFAAPVSIDFSSCDSTDDTAGHQCCPPTPRNIVDFKPDSNQVLRLRPAAHLVNDEYLDKYSKAINMMKNLPEDDPRNFFQQANIHCAFCEGGHYHQLGFPNLDFLVHHSWLFFPFHRCFLYFYERILGKLIDDPSFALPFWNWDHPDGMYMPSMYTNPSSSLYDPLRHHSHLPPTLIDLSYDGIDNNDDLTPKQLIASNLAIMHRQMVSNSKNPTSFFGQAYRAGDEQPKGSGTIEIMPHNTVHRWTGDPTQPNREDMGTLYAAARDPIFFAHHANVDRMWTIWKTLGGKRKDIQDPDWLNVSFLFYDENAQPVRIRIRDCLDNKKLGYVYQDVDIPWINQKPNNASKFRPSTTSRITFPTRLDSTIRTRVVRQQTSRTKKQKEDEEEVLTINVELLRVDMFIKFDVYINEEDDYPRKMSRLNTEYAGSFVSLPDSHRQRKTTKKTSFMLGLTDLLQDLGVDGDDSIMVVMVPIAGSESLILTDVKIEFIS, via the coding sequence ATGGCAGCTATTCTATTATTTTTTACAATCATCTCCATTTACCCACTTAACCCGAAACCCTTATTTTCCGAGACATCGCCTCCCTATATTAGTCAAAACCGCTATCGAACCAACGGCTTAACGTCAATAATATCATGCAAAGTGGGAGGAAATGATGATTCCCATAGCCCTAAAAGAACCAACAGTATCAATGATGAAAACAGTTTTATGTTGAATAGAAGAAACATTCTAGTCGGGTTAGGAAGCTTATGTGGAGGTACTACCACTACATTTCCTAGTGGGTCTAACACCCTGTTTGCAGCCCCTGTTTCCATTGATTTTTCTAGTTGTGACTCCACAGACGATACTGCTGGTCACCAGTGCTGCCCTCCAACGCCAAGAAACATAGTCGATTTTAAGCCTGACAGCAACCAAGTGTTAAGGCTTCGTCCTGCTGCTCATTTAGTGAATGACGAATACTTGGACAAGTATTCAAAGGCTATAAACATGATGAAGAACCTCCCTGAAGATGACCCGCGTAACTTCTTTCAACAAGCCAATATCCATTGTGCATTTTGTGAGGGAGGACATTATCATCAACTAGGGTTTCCAAATTTGGATTTTCTTGTACACCATTCTTGGTTATTTTTCCCTTTCCATAGGTGCTTTCTCTACTTCTATGAAAGGATTTTGGGTAAATTAATTGATGACCCATCTTTCGCTTTGCCTTTTTGGAATTGGGATCACCCTGATGGCATGTATATGCCCTCTATGTACACCAATCCAAGTTCTTCCTTGTATGACCCACTTCGTCATCATTCTCACCTACCCCCGACCTTAATTGATCTTTCCTATGACGGGATCGATAACAACGATGACCTTACCCCAAAACAGTTGATAGCCTCAAATCTAGCCATTATGCACCGCCAAATGGTGTCGAATTCCAAGAATCCAACATCCTTTTTCGGTCAGGCTTATCGAGCAGGTGACGAGCAACCAAAAGGATCAGGGACAATTGAGATAATGCCGCATAATACAGTCCATAGATGGACAGGTGATCCAACTCAACCAAATAGAGAGGATATGGGCACCTTATATGCTGCAGCTCGGGACCCAATTTTCTTTGCCCACCATGCCAACGTGGACAGGATGTGGACGATATGGAAAACGCTAGGGGGTAAGAGGAAGGACATTCAAGATCCAGATTGGCTAAatgtttcatttcttttctacGACGAAAATGCCCAACCAGTACGCATTAGAATTCGAGATTGCTTGGATAACAAGAAACTCGGGTATGTATACCAAGATGTTGATATTCCATGGATTAATCAAAAACCTAATAATGCATCTAAGTTTAGGCCTTCCACAACATCAAGGATTACGTTTCCTACAAGGTTAGACTCCACTATACGAACACGAGTGGTGAGGCAACAAACGTCGAGGACCAAGAAGCagaaagaagatgaagaagaggtgCTAACGATTAACGTAGAGCTGTTGCGGGTGGATATGTTTATCAAATTTGATGTATACATAAATGAAGAAGATGATTATCCTAGGAAGATGAGCCGTTTGAACACCGAGTATGCAGGAAGTTTTGTGAGCTTGCCGGACTCACACAGACAGCGTAAAACTACTAAAAAGACTAGCTTCATGCTGGGGCTTACAGATTTGCTTCAAGATCTAGGAGTAGATGGCGACGATAGCATCATGGTGGTTATGGTTCCAATAGCAGGATCAGAGTCACTTATCCTCACCGATGTCAAGATTGAGTTCATTTCTTGA